Proteins found in one Scylla paramamosain isolate STU-SP2022 chromosome 44, ASM3559412v1, whole genome shotgun sequence genomic segment:
- the LOC135093965 gene encoding glutamate receptor 1-like — MTPKETERWSRALQRSALWTWSALLAQKSHCSSEVVIVRIEPRNIMASGKDEVHWNLTGKRYLSHYIRVHKPKTDVPWEPSHGTARAMAGLWLLAAFTLASVYRSNLKAMLIIPKVNLPFDSLEELADSGISAGVFEGTTIHHQILEADNSSSLGRIKRQLRLYYVSQAPVAIRDIYDGKMAAVSFSQGLLSTMHADFSQTGECRTYRMSRGFLGPAILSLAFPKGSPLKAKFDPVILSLRESGIMNKLFSDVLFNATECAKPVSSSLASSNQRPLEMMDFFGVFSLYAVVKIVDRSAASRRDSTLSP, encoded by the exons ATGACCccgaaggaaacagagagatgGTCAAGAGCACTCCAGAGATCAGCTCTATGGACTTGGTCTGCCCTGCTGGCTCAGA AAAGCCATTGTTCCTCTGAGGTTGTTATAGTGCGAATAGAACCTAGAAATATCATGGCCTCTGGCAAGGATGAAGTGCACTGGAACCTTACTGGTAAGAGATACTTGTCTCACTACATCAGAGTTCATAAACCGAAAACTG ATGTACCTTGGGAACCGTCTCATGGCACAGCGAGAGCCATGGCGGGCCTGTGGCTCCTAGCGGCGTTTACATTGGCCTCTGTGTATCGCTCCAACCTCAAGGCCATGCTTATCATTCCCAAAGTGAACCTTCCCTTTGACAGCCTGGAAGAGTTAGCCGATTCTGGAATATCTGCTGGTGTCTTCGAAGGAACAACGATTCATCATCAGATTTTG GAAGCAGACAACAGTTCTAGTCTTGGTCGAATAAAGAGGCAGCTTCGCTTATATTATGTCTCCCAAGCGCCTGTCGCAATAAGGGACATATATGATGGGAAGATGGCTGCTGTCTCCTTCAGTCAGGGATTGCTGTCAACCATGCATGCCGATTTTTCACAG ACTGGAGAATGCAGAACCTATAGAATGTCGCGTGGGTTCCTGGGTCCTGCTATCTTGAGTCTCGCATTCCCTAAGGGTTCGCCACTCAAGGCCAAATTTGATCCCGT TATCCTCAGTCTCCGGGAGTCGGGAATCATGAACAAACTGTTTTCGGACGTGCTCTTCAATGCGACAGAGTGTGCCAAGCCAGTGAGTTCCTCTCTGGCCTCATCCAACCAGCGGCCACTGGAAATGATGGACTTCTTCGGCGTGTTCTCGCTTTACGCTGTTG TTAAGATCGTTGATCGCAGTGCCGCCAGCCGGAGAGACTCCACGCTGTCGCCTTAA